GAGAGCAGCGTCCTCTTTTCCCTTGTTTCCGGCGGGAGATTCAAGACGTCAAAGAGCTTCCCGAGCCGTTCGGAGAGATCGGATCCGTCTTTTTTGGAATTCTCCAGATACTGCAAAAAGGCGCCGGCGGGAAAGATCCCCGTATCGTCGGCAAAGAGGCAGAACAGCAGGCGCACGAGATAGACCTCGAGGTCGTGTCCCTCGTAGCCGTGAGTTTTCAAGGCGTCGTGGAGCCGCGCCATTTTTTCGGCGGCCTTGACGTTGACGTCGAGCTGGGTCTCCGGTTCTTTATCCGTTTCCGAAAATCCCGCCACATCGGAAAAATGTCGGATATATTTTTTCAGGTCCTTTGTCTTGAAGGAAACAAAGGCGCTGGCGGAGCGCCGTTTGAGCTGGATCGTTTCAAAATCCGAGACCATCCAGAGATCGGGAACCTCTTCGGGCGGCAAGTGGCGCATGTATTCCCCCAACTGCTCAAAAGCCGCGTCAAGGTTCTTCCCCCGGGATTTCATCTCGATGGCGATGGTCCCCTTCCACAGGTAATCGATATAGCCCGTACGGCCGTCGGAAAGCGGAACCTTGTACTCGAAATCGCCGACCCCGAGGGGGTCGTTCACTCCGAAGACCTGCAGGAAATCCCTCTCGAAGGACTGGGCCTCGGCCTCCTCGTTCTTCGCGTCCTTCCATTTGCCCGCAAAGGCAATCGCCCGGGCAAATACGCCCTCCCAATTCACAACGGCCATCCGAATCCTCCTTTATCCTTTACTGCCCATATTATACCGGTTTTCGGCTCGAATCACAAGAAAAAATGCAATTTCCCCCTATCACAAAAAGCGCGATTCGGCGATCGCGCTTTTTGCCTTAACGCATTGCCTGCAGCTTATTCTTTTAAAGCCACCCACCCCATAACCTCGGCCGGATAGTTGGTGATGACGCCCTCACAGCCCCAGGCCGACAATTTTTCTACCTGCTTTTTGCGGTTTACGGTCCAGACGTTGACGCCGATCTTCCAGCGGCGACACTCGTCCACGACTTCTTCCGTCAGCTTCCGGACGTCGGGATGATAGTACGCGAGGCCGAAATTGTCGCAGTAGGCGCCCGCCTGCCCGATCCCTTCGCCGTCGGTCAGTGCGCCGCAGGGAATACCGGGGGCCAGCTCCCTTATTTTCATCACCGACAAATGGTTGAAGGACGAGAAGAGCACGCGGTTTTCGAGGCCGTATTTTGTCACTAAGGCCAGGGTCTTTTCCTCGATGCCCCGATAATAGTACACGCTGGTTTTGAGCTCGATATTGGTCACGAGAGCCTGCCCCGCCGCCCACGCGCAATATTCCTCAAAGGAGGGGACGGACTGGAAGGCGTAGGCAGCCGGTTTTTCCATGCTCAGGCCCCTCTTGGCCGCGTTCAGCTTTTGGATTTCCGCCAAGGTCAGATCGCGCACGAATCCCGCGCCGTCCGTGGTCCGGTCCACCCGCTCGTCGTGGATGATCACCACTTCCCCGTCCTTTGTGAGCTGGACGTCCAGCTCAATGCCGTCGCAGCGCGTATCCGCCGCCTTCTCAAAGGCGAGCATGGTATTTTCGGGATAGCGCCCGCTATACCCTCTATGGGCGAAAATTTTCATAGGATTCTCCTTTGACCCTTGATATGCTTAAAAAATCAAATTCGGGATGAAGAGGCTCACCGCGGGAATAAAGGTCACGAGGACCAGCGC
Above is a window of Fusobacteriaceae bacterium DNA encoding:
- a CDS encoding glycerophosphodiester phosphodiesterase → MKIFAHRGYSGRYPENTMLAFEKAADTRCDGIELDVQLTKDGEVVIIHDERVDRTTDGAGFVRDLTLAEIQKLNAAKRGLSMEKPAAYAFQSVPSFEEYCAWAAGQALVTNIELKTSVYYYRGIEEKTLALVTKYGLENRVLFSSFNHLSVMKIRELAPGIPCGALTDGEGIGQAGAYCDNFGLAYYHPDVRKLTEEVVDECRRWKIGVNVWTVNRKKQVEKLSAWGCEGVITNYPAEVMGWVALKE